The following nucleotide sequence is from Sparus aurata chromosome 22, fSpaAur1.1, whole genome shotgun sequence.
GtccaaaaagaaaatgctttggAAAAAGTATAGCGTTATTTCTGCGTGATGGGGAATGAATTCTGGTCCATTAACTCGCCAACTCTCTCCTGTAGGGTTTGGACCACCTCTTGCAGGATGAAGACGTGTGTGTCGTCAAGGTCCTTGAGGATGAACTTCTTCCCCAGGGCCATCTTTTCAtccaggaagaggaggaactgTTTCATGGCAGGATCACTGGTCCAAAGAGCAAAACGAATACtcaataaatcattaaatcTGGCacgatatttaaaaataatcaagTCAAGTAATCCAATTCATCATGAGTTTTATATTTGTGTAGCAgcatatttatcataattactGGACAAAAGATTTCTGAGCAGATGATGCATTTCTTACCATTCAACCAGGACACCTTTGTGTACGTTCACCATGTTGTCAGGTGCAGAGAACAGCAGTTAAATGTagtaaaaatgatcaaaacctGCAGCACagtaaacaaaaaccaaaaatcaCTTTCCTGACCATCAACATGAGAAGCTAACGTAGCATTAGTTAAACTGAGGACAGTAAATTACAGTCAAAGACCATGAACAGAAGATCGAAATGTTAGGGTTTGGCTCTCGGTCTTTTGAGGTTAATCTTAATTCTTAACGTTGGTTAACTAGAcctaatgaaacaaaaatatccCAGTAAGGTTAGCGTAAAAGAACCCACGACTGCTAGCTTTTGATTTTGGCCTGATTAGCTTGTTTACCACTAACGTTCATGTTAAAGTAGCAACATTATTAAACCAACTCCTGGGCAGTTTTGCTAACTGCTGCAATAATCACGTACT
It contains:
- the gtf2h5 gene encoding general transcription factor IIH subunit 5; protein product: MVNVHKGVLVECDPAMKQFLLFLDEKMALGKKFILKDLDDTHVFILQEVVQTLQERVGELMDQNSFPITQK